Proteins encoded by one window of Bubalus bubalis isolate 160015118507 breed Murrah chromosome 4, NDDB_SH_1, whole genome shotgun sequence:
- the MAPK11 gene encoding mitogen-activated protein kinase 11 isoform X1 gives MRLRPALEPPMQEAPPGRGSFTRKRTTRPRPDGQTGKEARPTQGSRQRHRPTRKGPYPTKCLAFIRGGEFYSEKYVYEYKYMCSMICPGFSDLKDSAFIPGGARWGRGGVQGPDEEPGEEGCPPPSRLERGDAGPRAGGWRSAGEGSSAYDTRLRQRVAVKKLSRPFQSLIHARRTYRELRLLKHLKHENVIGLLDVFTPATSLEDFSEVYLVTTLMGADLNNIVKCQALSDEHVQFLVYQLLRGLKYIHSAGIIHRDLKPSNVAVNEDCELRILDFGLARQADEEMTGYVATRWYRAPEIMLNWMHYNQTVDIWSVGCIMAELLQGKALFPGSDYIDQLKRIMEVVGTPSPEVLAKISSEHLWTSWAGCWCWTVTRGSARPRLWHTPTSASTTTRTTSPRRSPTTRAWRPRSARWRSGRSSPTRKSSASSPQSPRSRWAAWTLSSDGMPPPAAPLGLKPRPARPPRGAPALAPPQPVAPSPGLGPPSSHCAFWGTARVWVPARA, from the exons ATGCGGCTGAGACCGGCCCTGGAgccaccaatgcaggaggccccaccAGGTCGGGGAAGCTTTACCAGGAAGCGAACCACACGGCCAAGGCCGGATGGCCAAACGGGAAAGGAAGCCAGGCCGACCCAGGGTTCAAGGCAACGCCATCGGCCCACACGGAAGGGACCATACCCAACCAAATGCCTAGCTTTTATTAGGGGAGGGGAGTTCTAttctgaaaaatatgtatatgaatataaatatatgtgttccATGATTTGCCCTGGCTTCTCTGATTTAAAGGATTCTGCCTTCATTCCAGGGGGAGCtcgctgggggaggggaggggtgcaggGCCCGGATGAGGAGCCGGGAGAGGAGGGGTGCCCGCCCCCGAGCAGGCTAGAGCGGGGAGACGCAGGACCTAGAGCAGGCGGGTGGCGGAGTGCGGGCGAaggcag CTCGGCCTACGACACGCGGCTGCGCCAGAGGGTGGCGGTGAAGAAGCTGTCGCGGCCCTTCCAGTCTCTGATCCACGCGCGGAGAACCTACCGGGAGCTGCGGCTGCTCAAACACCTGAAGCACGAGAAC GTCATCGGGCTGCTGGACGTGTTCACGCCGGCCACCTCCCTGGAGGACTTCAGCGAAGT GTACCTGGTGACCACGCTGATGGGCGCCGACCTGAACAACATTGTCAAGTGCCAGGCGCTGAGTGACGAGCACGTCCAGTTCCTCGTGTACCAACTGCTGCGCGGGCTAAAG TACATCCACTCGGCCGGGATCATCCACCGG GACCTGAAGCCCAGCAACGTGGCCGTGAACGAGGACTGCGAGCTGCGG ATCCTGGACTTCGGGCTAGCGCGCCAGGCAGACGAGGAGATGACTGGCTACGTGGCCACGCGATGGTACAGGGCCCCCGAGATCATGCTGAACTGGATGCACTACAACCAGACAG TGGACATCTGGTCCGTGGGTTGCATCATGGCTGAGCTGCTCCAGGGAAAGGCTCTCTTCCCCGGAAGTGACT ACATCGACCAGCTGAAGCGTATCATGGAGGTGGTGGGCACGCCCAGCCCTGAGGTTCTAGCAAAGATATCCTCAGAACAT CTGTGGACCTCCTGGGCAGGATGCTGGTGCTGGACAGTGACCAGAGGGTCAGCGCGGCCGAGGCTCTGGCACACGCCTACTTCAGCCAGTACCACGACCCGGACGACGAGCCCGAGGCGGAGCCCTACGACGAGAGCGTGGAGGCCAAGGAGCGCACGGTGGAGGAGTGGAAGG AGCTCACCTACCAGGAAGTCCTCAGCTTCAAGCCCCCAGAGCCCCCGCAGCCGCTGGGCAGCCTGGACGTTGAGCAGTGATGGAATGCCGCCGCCAGCTGCCCCGCTGGGACTCAAGCCCCGGCCTGCCAGGCCCCCACGGGGGGCGCCTGCCCTGGCGCCCCCACAGCCAGTGGCACCCAGCCCTGGCCTGGGACCCCCGTCCTCACACTGCGCCTTCTGGGGAACTGCGCGTGTGTGGGTGCCTGCACGGGCGTGA
- the MAPK11 gene encoding mitogen-activated protein kinase 11 isoform X2: protein MRLRPALEPPMQEAPPGRGSFTRKRTTRPRPDGQTGKEARPTQGSRQRHRPTRKGPYPTKCLAFIRGGEFYSEKYVYEYKYMCSMICPGFSDLKDSAFIPGGARWGRGGVQGPDEEPGEEGCPPPSRLERGDAGPRAGGWRSAGEGSSAYDTRLRQRVAVKKLSRPFQSLIHARRTYRELRLLKHLKHENVIGLLDVFTPATSLEDFSEVYLVTTLMGADLNNIVKCQALSDEHVQFLVYQLLRGLKDLKPSNVAVNEDCELRILDFGLARQADEEMTGYVATRWYRAPEIMLNWMHYNQTVDIWSVGCIMAELLQGKALFPGSDYIDQLKRIMEVVGTPSPEVLAKISSEHLWTSWAGCWCWTVTRGSARPRLWHTPTSASTTTRTTSPRRSPTTRAWRPRSARWRSGRSSPTRKSSASSPQSPRSRWAAWTLSSDGMPPPAAPLGLKPRPARPPRGAPALAPPQPVAPSPGLGPPSSHCAFWGTARVWVPARA, encoded by the exons ATGCGGCTGAGACCGGCCCTGGAgccaccaatgcaggaggccccaccAGGTCGGGGAAGCTTTACCAGGAAGCGAACCACACGGCCAAGGCCGGATGGCCAAACGGGAAAGGAAGCCAGGCCGACCCAGGGTTCAAGGCAACGCCATCGGCCCACACGGAAGGGACCATACCCAACCAAATGCCTAGCTTTTATTAGGGGAGGGGAGTTCTAttctgaaaaatatgtatatgaatataaatatatgtgttccATGATTTGCCCTGGCTTCTCTGATTTAAAGGATTCTGCCTTCATTCCAGGGGGAGCtcgctgggggaggggaggggtgcaggGCCCGGATGAGGAGCCGGGAGAGGAGGGGTGCCCGCCCCCGAGCAGGCTAGAGCGGGGAGACGCAGGACCTAGAGCAGGCGGGTGGCGGAGTGCGGGCGAaggcag CTCGGCCTACGACACGCGGCTGCGCCAGAGGGTGGCGGTGAAGAAGCTGTCGCGGCCCTTCCAGTCTCTGATCCACGCGCGGAGAACCTACCGGGAGCTGCGGCTGCTCAAACACCTGAAGCACGAGAAC GTCATCGGGCTGCTGGACGTGTTCACGCCGGCCACCTCCCTGGAGGACTTCAGCGAAGT GTACCTGGTGACCACGCTGATGGGCGCCGACCTGAACAACATTGTCAAGTGCCAGGCGCTGAGTGACGAGCACGTCCAGTTCCTCGTGTACCAACTGCTGCGCGGGCTAAAG GACCTGAAGCCCAGCAACGTGGCCGTGAACGAGGACTGCGAGCTGCGG ATCCTGGACTTCGGGCTAGCGCGCCAGGCAGACGAGGAGATGACTGGCTACGTGGCCACGCGATGGTACAGGGCCCCCGAGATCATGCTGAACTGGATGCACTACAACCAGACAG TGGACATCTGGTCCGTGGGTTGCATCATGGCTGAGCTGCTCCAGGGAAAGGCTCTCTTCCCCGGAAGTGACT ACATCGACCAGCTGAAGCGTATCATGGAGGTGGTGGGCACGCCCAGCCCTGAGGTTCTAGCAAAGATATCCTCAGAACAT CTGTGGACCTCCTGGGCAGGATGCTGGTGCTGGACAGTGACCAGAGGGTCAGCGCGGCCGAGGCTCTGGCACACGCCTACTTCAGCCAGTACCACGACCCGGACGACGAGCCCGAGGCGGAGCCCTACGACGAGAGCGTGGAGGCCAAGGAGCGCACGGTGGAGGAGTGGAAGG AGCTCACCTACCAGGAAGTCCTCAGCTTCAAGCCCCCAGAGCCCCCGCAGCCGCTGGGCAGCCTGGACGTTGAGCAGTGATGGAATGCCGCCGCCAGCTGCCCCGCTGGGACTCAAGCCCCGGCCTGCCAGGCCCCCACGGGGGGCGCCTGCCCTGGCGCCCCCACAGCCAGTGGCACCCAGCCCTGGCCTGGGACCCCCGTCCTCACACTGCGCCTTCTGGGGAACTGCGCGTGTGTGGGTGCCTGCACGGGCGTGA
- the MAPK11 gene encoding mitogen-activated protein kinase 11 isoform X9 — MRLRPALEPPMQEAPPGRGSFTRKRTTRPRPDGQTGKEARPTQGSRQRHRPTRKGPYPTKCLAFIRGGEFYSEKYVYEYKYMCSMICPGFSDLKDSAFIPGGARWGRGGVQGPDEEPGEEGCPPPSRLERGDAGPRAGGWRSAGEGSSAYDTRLRQRVAVKKLSRPFQSLIHARRTYRELRLLKHLKHENVIGLLDVFTPATSLEDFSEVYLVTTLMGADLNNIVKCQALSDEHVQFLVYQLLRGLKYIHSAGIIHRDLKPSNVAVNEDCELRILDFGLARQADEEMTGYVATRWYRAPEIMLNWMHYNQTGRHRPAEAYHGGGGHAQP, encoded by the exons ATGCGGCTGAGACCGGCCCTGGAgccaccaatgcaggaggccccaccAGGTCGGGGAAGCTTTACCAGGAAGCGAACCACACGGCCAAGGCCGGATGGCCAAACGGGAAAGGAAGCCAGGCCGACCCAGGGTTCAAGGCAACGCCATCGGCCCACACGGAAGGGACCATACCCAACCAAATGCCTAGCTTTTATTAGGGGAGGGGAGTTCTAttctgaaaaatatgtatatgaatataaatatatgtgttccATGATTTGCCCTGGCTTCTCTGATTTAAAGGATTCTGCCTTCATTCCAGGGGGAGCtcgctgggggaggggaggggtgcaggGCCCGGATGAGGAGCCGGGAGAGGAGGGGTGCCCGCCCCCGAGCAGGCTAGAGCGGGGAGACGCAGGACCTAGAGCAGGCGGGTGGCGGAGTGCGGGCGAaggcag CTCGGCCTACGACACGCGGCTGCGCCAGAGGGTGGCGGTGAAGAAGCTGTCGCGGCCCTTCCAGTCTCTGATCCACGCGCGGAGAACCTACCGGGAGCTGCGGCTGCTCAAACACCTGAAGCACGAGAAC GTCATCGGGCTGCTGGACGTGTTCACGCCGGCCACCTCCCTGGAGGACTTCAGCGAAGT GTACCTGGTGACCACGCTGATGGGCGCCGACCTGAACAACATTGTCAAGTGCCAGGCGCTGAGTGACGAGCACGTCCAGTTCCTCGTGTACCAACTGCTGCGCGGGCTAAAG TACATCCACTCGGCCGGGATCATCCACCGG GACCTGAAGCCCAGCAACGTGGCCGTGAACGAGGACTGCGAGCTGCGG ATCCTGGACTTCGGGCTAGCGCGCCAGGCAGACGAGGAGATGACTGGCTACGTGGCCACGCGATGGTACAGGGCCCCCGAGATCATGCTGAACTGGATGCACTACAACCAGACAG GCAGACATCGACCAGCTGAAGCGTATCATGGAGGTGGTGGGCACGCCCAGCCCTGA
- the MAPK11 gene encoding mitogen-activated protein kinase 11 isoform X8, whose product MRLRPALEPPMQEAPPGRGSFTRKRTTRPRPDGQTGKEARPTQGSRQRHRPTRKGPYPTKCLAFIRGGEFYSEKYVYEYKYMCSMICPGFSDLKDSAFIPGGARWGRGGVQGPDEEPGEEGCPPPSRLERGDAGPRAGGWRSAGEGSSAYDTRLRQRVAVKKLSRPFQSLIHARRTYRELRLLKHLKHENVIGLLDVFTPATSLEDFSEVYLVTTLMGADLNNIVKCQALSDEHVQFLVYQLLRGLKYIHSAGIIHRDLKPSNVAVNEDCELRILDFGLARQADEEMTGYVATRWYRAPEIMLNWMHYNQTGESMPGCWTFPEPGRHRPAEAYHGGGGHAQP is encoded by the exons ATGCGGCTGAGACCGGCCCTGGAgccaccaatgcaggaggccccaccAGGTCGGGGAAGCTTTACCAGGAAGCGAACCACACGGCCAAGGCCGGATGGCCAAACGGGAAAGGAAGCCAGGCCGACCCAGGGTTCAAGGCAACGCCATCGGCCCACACGGAAGGGACCATACCCAACCAAATGCCTAGCTTTTATTAGGGGAGGGGAGTTCTAttctgaaaaatatgtatatgaatataaatatatgtgttccATGATTTGCCCTGGCTTCTCTGATTTAAAGGATTCTGCCTTCATTCCAGGGGGAGCtcgctgggggaggggaggggtgcaggGCCCGGATGAGGAGCCGGGAGAGGAGGGGTGCCCGCCCCCGAGCAGGCTAGAGCGGGGAGACGCAGGACCTAGAGCAGGCGGGTGGCGGAGTGCGGGCGAaggcag CTCGGCCTACGACACGCGGCTGCGCCAGAGGGTGGCGGTGAAGAAGCTGTCGCGGCCCTTCCAGTCTCTGATCCACGCGCGGAGAACCTACCGGGAGCTGCGGCTGCTCAAACACCTGAAGCACGAGAAC GTCATCGGGCTGCTGGACGTGTTCACGCCGGCCACCTCCCTGGAGGACTTCAGCGAAGT GTACCTGGTGACCACGCTGATGGGCGCCGACCTGAACAACATTGTCAAGTGCCAGGCGCTGAGTGACGAGCACGTCCAGTTCCTCGTGTACCAACTGCTGCGCGGGCTAAAG TACATCCACTCGGCCGGGATCATCCACCGG GACCTGAAGCCCAGCAACGTGGCCGTGAACGAGGACTGCGAGCTGCGG ATCCTGGACTTCGGGCTAGCGCGCCAGGCAGACGAGGAGATGACTGGCTACGTGGCCACGCGATGGTACAGGGCCCCCGAGATCATGCTGAACTGGATGCACTACAACCAGACAG GAGAGTCCATGCCTGGCTGTTGGACCTTTCCTGAGCCAGGCAGACATCGACCAGCTGAAGCGTATCATGGAGGTGGTGGGCACGCCCAGCCCTGA
- the MAPK11 gene encoding mitogen-activated protein kinase 11 isoform X3 has translation MCSMICPGFSDLKDSAFIPGGARWGRGGVQGPDEEPGEEGCPPPSRLERGDAGPRAGGWRSAGEGSSAYDTRLRQRVAVKKLSRPFQSLIHARRTYRELRLLKHLKHENVIGLLDVFTPATSLEDFSEVYLVTTLMGADLNNIVKCQALSDEHVQFLVYQLLRGLKYIHSAGIIHRDLKPSNVAVNEDCELRILDFGLARQADEEMTGYVATRWYRAPEIMLNWMHYNQTVDIWSVGCIMAELLQGKALFPGSDYIDQLKRIMEVVGTPSPEVLAKISSEHARTYIQSLPPMPQKDLRSIFRGANPLAVDLLGRMLVLDSDQRVSAAEALAHAYFSQYHDPDDEPEAEPYDESVEAKERTVEEWKELTYQEVLSFKPPEPPQPLGSLDVEQ, from the exons atgtgttccATGATTTGCCCTGGCTTCTCTGATTTAAAGGATTCTGCCTTCATTCCAGGGGGAGCtcgctgggggaggggaggggtgcaggGCCCGGATGAGGAGCCGGGAGAGGAGGGGTGCCCGCCCCCGAGCAGGCTAGAGCGGGGAGACGCAGGACCTAGAGCAGGCGGGTGGCGGAGTGCGGGCGAaggcag CTCGGCCTACGACACGCGGCTGCGCCAGAGGGTGGCGGTGAAGAAGCTGTCGCGGCCCTTCCAGTCTCTGATCCACGCGCGGAGAACCTACCGGGAGCTGCGGCTGCTCAAACACCTGAAGCACGAGAAC GTCATCGGGCTGCTGGACGTGTTCACGCCGGCCACCTCCCTGGAGGACTTCAGCGAAGT GTACCTGGTGACCACGCTGATGGGCGCCGACCTGAACAACATTGTCAAGTGCCAGGCGCTGAGTGACGAGCACGTCCAGTTCCTCGTGTACCAACTGCTGCGCGGGCTAAAG TACATCCACTCGGCCGGGATCATCCACCGG GACCTGAAGCCCAGCAACGTGGCCGTGAACGAGGACTGCGAGCTGCGG ATCCTGGACTTCGGGCTAGCGCGCCAGGCAGACGAGGAGATGACTGGCTACGTGGCCACGCGATGGTACAGGGCCCCCGAGATCATGCTGAACTGGATGCACTACAACCAGACAG TGGACATCTGGTCCGTGGGTTGCATCATGGCTGAGCTGCTCCAGGGAAAGGCTCTCTTCCCCGGAAGTGACT ACATCGACCAGCTGAAGCGTATCATGGAGGTGGTGGGCACGCCCAGCCCTGAGGTTCTAGCAAAGATATCCTCAGAACAT GCCCGGACCTACATCCAGTCCCTGCCCCCCATGCCCCAGAAGGACCTCAGGAGCATCTTCCGCGGAGCCAACCCCCTGG CTGTGGACCTCCTGGGCAGGATGCTGGTGCTGGACAGTGACCAGAGGGTCAGCGCGGCCGAGGCTCTGGCACACGCCTACTTCAGCCAGTACCACGACCCGGACGACGAGCCCGAGGCGGAGCCCTACGACGAGAGCGTGGAGGCCAAGGAGCGCACGGTGGAGGAGTGGAAGG AGCTCACCTACCAGGAAGTCCTCAGCTTCAAGCCCCCAGAGCCCCCGCAGCCGCTGGGCAGCCTGGACGTTGAGCAGTGA
- the MAPK11 gene encoding mitogen-activated protein kinase 11 isoform X5 yields the protein MSGPRAGFYRQELNKTLWEVPQRLQGLRPVGSGAYGSVCSAYDTRLRQRVAVKKLSRPFQSLIHARRTYRELRLLKHLKHENVIGLLDVFTPATSLEDFSEVYLVTTLMGADLNNIVKCQALSDEHVQFLVYQLLRGLKYIHSAGIIHRDLKPSNVAVNEDCELRILDFGLARQADEEMTGYVATRWYRAPEIMLNWMHYNQTVDIWSVGCIMAELLQGKALFPGSDYIDQLKRIMEVVGTPSPEVLAKISSEHLWTSWAGCWCWTVTRGSARPRLWHTPTSASTTTRTTSPRRSPTTRAWRPRSARWRSGRSSPTRKSSASSPQSPRSRWAAWTLSSDGMPPPAAPLGLKPRPARPPRGAPALAPPQPVAPSPGLGPPSSHCAFWGTARVWVPARA from the exons ATGTCGGGCCCGCGCGCCGGCTTCTACCGGCAGGAGCTGAACAAGACGCTGTGGGAGGTGCCGCAGCGGCTGCAGGGGCTGCGCCCGGTGGGCTCGGGCGCCTACGGCTCAGTCTG CTCGGCCTACGACACGCGGCTGCGCCAGAGGGTGGCGGTGAAGAAGCTGTCGCGGCCCTTCCAGTCTCTGATCCACGCGCGGAGAACCTACCGGGAGCTGCGGCTGCTCAAACACCTGAAGCACGAGAAC GTCATCGGGCTGCTGGACGTGTTCACGCCGGCCACCTCCCTGGAGGACTTCAGCGAAGT GTACCTGGTGACCACGCTGATGGGCGCCGACCTGAACAACATTGTCAAGTGCCAGGCGCTGAGTGACGAGCACGTCCAGTTCCTCGTGTACCAACTGCTGCGCGGGCTAAAG TACATCCACTCGGCCGGGATCATCCACCGG GACCTGAAGCCCAGCAACGTGGCCGTGAACGAGGACTGCGAGCTGCGG ATCCTGGACTTCGGGCTAGCGCGCCAGGCAGACGAGGAGATGACTGGCTACGTGGCCACGCGATGGTACAGGGCCCCCGAGATCATGCTGAACTGGATGCACTACAACCAGACAG TGGACATCTGGTCCGTGGGTTGCATCATGGCTGAGCTGCTCCAGGGAAAGGCTCTCTTCCCCGGAAGTGACT ACATCGACCAGCTGAAGCGTATCATGGAGGTGGTGGGCACGCCCAGCCCTGAGGTTCTAGCAAAGATATCCTCAGAACAT CTGTGGACCTCCTGGGCAGGATGCTGGTGCTGGACAGTGACCAGAGGGTCAGCGCGGCCGAGGCTCTGGCACACGCCTACTTCAGCCAGTACCACGACCCGGACGACGAGCCCGAGGCGGAGCCCTACGACGAGAGCGTGGAGGCCAAGGAGCGCACGGTGGAGGAGTGGAAGG AGCTCACCTACCAGGAAGTCCTCAGCTTCAAGCCCCCAGAGCCCCCGCAGCCGCTGGGCAGCCTGGACGTTGAGCAGTGATGGAATGCCGCCGCCAGCTGCCCCGCTGGGACTCAAGCCCCGGCCTGCCAGGCCCCCACGGGGGGCGCCTGCCCTGGCGCCCCCACAGCCAGTGGCACCCAGCCCTGGCCTGGGACCCCCGTCCTCACACTGCGCCTTCTGGGGAACTGCGCGTGTGTGGGTGCCTGCACGGGCGTGA
- the MAPK11 gene encoding mitogen-activated protein kinase 11 isoform X6: MSGPRAGFYRQELNKTLWEVPQRLQGLRPVGSGAYGSVCSAYDTRLRQRVAVKKLSRPFQSLIHARRTYRELRLLKHLKHENVIGLLDVFTPATSLEDFSEVYLVTTLMGADLNNIVKCQALSDEHVQFLVYQLLRGLKYIHSAGIIHRDLKPSNVAVNEDCELRILDFGLARQADEEMTGYVATRWYRAPEIMLNWMHYNQTVDIWSVGCIMAELLQGKALFPGSDYIDQLKRIMEVVGTPSPEVLAKISSEHARTYIQSLPPMPQKDLRSIFRGANPLAVDLLGRMLVLDSDQRVSAAEALAHAYFSQYHDPDDEPEAEPYDESVEAKERTVEEWKELTYQEVLSFKPPEPPQPLGSLDVEQ, translated from the exons ATGTCGGGCCCGCGCGCCGGCTTCTACCGGCAGGAGCTGAACAAGACGCTGTGGGAGGTGCCGCAGCGGCTGCAGGGGCTGCGCCCGGTGGGCTCGGGCGCCTACGGCTCAGTCTG CTCGGCCTACGACACGCGGCTGCGCCAGAGGGTGGCGGTGAAGAAGCTGTCGCGGCCCTTCCAGTCTCTGATCCACGCGCGGAGAACCTACCGGGAGCTGCGGCTGCTCAAACACCTGAAGCACGAGAAC GTCATCGGGCTGCTGGACGTGTTCACGCCGGCCACCTCCCTGGAGGACTTCAGCGAAGT GTACCTGGTGACCACGCTGATGGGCGCCGACCTGAACAACATTGTCAAGTGCCAGGCGCTGAGTGACGAGCACGTCCAGTTCCTCGTGTACCAACTGCTGCGCGGGCTAAAG TACATCCACTCGGCCGGGATCATCCACCGG GACCTGAAGCCCAGCAACGTGGCCGTGAACGAGGACTGCGAGCTGCGG ATCCTGGACTTCGGGCTAGCGCGCCAGGCAGACGAGGAGATGACTGGCTACGTGGCCACGCGATGGTACAGGGCCCCCGAGATCATGCTGAACTGGATGCACTACAACCAGACAG TGGACATCTGGTCCGTGGGTTGCATCATGGCTGAGCTGCTCCAGGGAAAGGCTCTCTTCCCCGGAAGTGACT ACATCGACCAGCTGAAGCGTATCATGGAGGTGGTGGGCACGCCCAGCCCTGAGGTTCTAGCAAAGATATCCTCAGAACAT GCCCGGACCTACATCCAGTCCCTGCCCCCCATGCCCCAGAAGGACCTCAGGAGCATCTTCCGCGGAGCCAACCCCCTGG CTGTGGACCTCCTGGGCAGGATGCTGGTGCTGGACAGTGACCAGAGGGTCAGCGCGGCCGAGGCTCTGGCACACGCCTACTTCAGCCAGTACCACGACCCGGACGACGAGCCCGAGGCGGAGCCCTACGACGAGAGCGTGGAGGCCAAGGAGCGCACGGTGGAGGAGTGGAAGG AGCTCACCTACCAGGAAGTCCTCAGCTTCAAGCCCCCAGAGCCCCCGCAGCCGCTGGGCAGCCTGGACGTTGAGCAGTGA
- the MAPK11 gene encoding mitogen-activated protein kinase 11 isoform X7 has product MSGPRAGFYRQELNKTLWEVPQRLQGLRPVGSGAYGSVCSAYDTRLRQRVAVKKLSRPFQSLIHARRTYRELRLLKHLKHENVIGLLDVFTPATSLEDFSEVYLVTTLMGADLNNIVKCQALSDEHVQFLVYQLLRGLKDLKPSNVAVNEDCELRILDFGLARQADEEMTGYVATRWYRAPEIMLNWMHYNQTVDIWSVGCIMAELLQGKALFPGSDYIDQLKRIMEVVGTPSPEVLAKISSEHARTYIQSLPPMPQKDLRSIFRGANPLAVDLLGRMLVLDSDQRVSAAEALAHAYFSQYHDPDDEPEAEPYDESVEAKERTVEEWKELTYQEVLSFKPPEPPQPLGSLDVEQ; this is encoded by the exons ATGTCGGGCCCGCGCGCCGGCTTCTACCGGCAGGAGCTGAACAAGACGCTGTGGGAGGTGCCGCAGCGGCTGCAGGGGCTGCGCCCGGTGGGCTCGGGCGCCTACGGCTCAGTCTG CTCGGCCTACGACACGCGGCTGCGCCAGAGGGTGGCGGTGAAGAAGCTGTCGCGGCCCTTCCAGTCTCTGATCCACGCGCGGAGAACCTACCGGGAGCTGCGGCTGCTCAAACACCTGAAGCACGAGAAC GTCATCGGGCTGCTGGACGTGTTCACGCCGGCCACCTCCCTGGAGGACTTCAGCGAAGT GTACCTGGTGACCACGCTGATGGGCGCCGACCTGAACAACATTGTCAAGTGCCAGGCGCTGAGTGACGAGCACGTCCAGTTCCTCGTGTACCAACTGCTGCGCGGGCTAAAG GACCTGAAGCCCAGCAACGTGGCCGTGAACGAGGACTGCGAGCTGCGG ATCCTGGACTTCGGGCTAGCGCGCCAGGCAGACGAGGAGATGACTGGCTACGTGGCCACGCGATGGTACAGGGCCCCCGAGATCATGCTGAACTGGATGCACTACAACCAGACAG TGGACATCTGGTCCGTGGGTTGCATCATGGCTGAGCTGCTCCAGGGAAAGGCTCTCTTCCCCGGAAGTGACT ACATCGACCAGCTGAAGCGTATCATGGAGGTGGTGGGCACGCCCAGCCCTGAGGTTCTAGCAAAGATATCCTCAGAACAT GCCCGGACCTACATCCAGTCCCTGCCCCCCATGCCCCAGAAGGACCTCAGGAGCATCTTCCGCGGAGCCAACCCCCTGG CTGTGGACCTCCTGGGCAGGATGCTGGTGCTGGACAGTGACCAGAGGGTCAGCGCGGCCGAGGCTCTGGCACACGCCTACTTCAGCCAGTACCACGACCCGGACGACGAGCCCGAGGCGGAGCCCTACGACGAGAGCGTGGAGGCCAAGGAGCGCACGGTGGAGGAGTGGAAGG AGCTCACCTACCAGGAAGTCCTCAGCTTCAAGCCCCCAGAGCCCCCGCAGCCGCTGGGCAGCCTGGACGTTGAGCAGTGA